The DNA segment GGCCCGCGCGAGCACGGCGAGAGAGCCGTCCCCGACATCCTTGCCCGACTCACCGTGTCCAGGCAGGTCGATGGCATGCACCGCGCGGTCCCGCGACAGTGGTTCCTGCACGAACAGCCACGAGTTCTTGTCGCCCCCGTAGCCGTGGACGAGCACGACCGGCTCGCTGCCTTCACCGAGCGTCGCGTAGGCGATGCTCCCTCCATCGACGTCGAAAGTCCCGGTCACCGGGCCGGCGACCTCCTCGACGGCGCCGGAGTCCAGTTCCTCACGCGCGGTTCGCGCGGCCTCGTCGATGTCGGACTCCGGTACCTCGGCGGGGGCGATGAGCGCGATCGTCCCTCCCACCGGCACGTCCTCGCCGACCCTTGCGATGATCCTGCGCAGCACCCCTTCGTCGGCGGATTCGAGCGCACCGGCGATCTTGTCGGTGTCGATTTCGGCGAGGTCGTCACCGTCGGCGACCTCCGCACCTTCCTCGGCGACCCACTCGGTGACTTTCCCGCTCGTCATCGACAGCCCCCACTTGGGCATGACGACCTTCCGGATGACGTCGTCCATGCTCACCGCTTCCACTCGACGACGCTCTTGACCGCGTTGGTCACCCGCTGCGCGTCGGGGATGTAGAGATCTTCGAGCGAATCGGCGAACGGCACCGGAGTGTGCGGCGCCGTCACCAGTTCGATCGGCGCCCTCAGCGAGCCGAACGCCTCCTTGGCCACGAGCGCGGAGACGTCGGTGGCCATGTTGCATCGCGGCGTCGCCTCGTCCACCACGACGAGCCTGCCGGTGTTCTCGACACTCTCCAGTATCGTCTCGGTGTCCAGCGGACTCGTCGTGCGAGGATCGATGATCTCGGCCTCGATCCCCGAATCGGCAAGGGTCTTCGCCGCTTCTTCCGCGACCGACACCATCCTGCCGATCGCGACGACGGTCACGTCGCATCCGTCCCTGACGACATTGGCCTCCCCGAACGGAATCGAGTAGCTGTCCTCCGAAACCTCTCCGGTGACGTCGTACATCGCCTTGTGCTCACAGAAGATGACGGGATCATCGTCGCGAATGGACTGGATCATCAGCCCCTTCGCCTCGTACGGACTCGAAGGCACGACCACCTTGAGTCCGGGAATGTGCGTGAAAATCGAATAGAGCGCCTGCGAATGCTGGGCTGCCGCCCGCAATCCCGCTCCGTACATCGTGCGAATGACCACCGGTGTCTTCGCCTTGCCACCGAACATGTAGCGGAACTTGGCCGCCTGATTGAAGATCTGGTCGAAACAGACTCCCATGAAGTCGATGAACATCAGCTCCGCGACGGGACGCATCCCACTCGTCGCGGCTCCGACGGCGGCACCGACGAAGGCCGACTCGGAGATCGGCGTGTCGAGCACTCTGCCAGGAAACCGGTGGAAAAGTCCTTTCGTGACACCGAGAACACCGCCCCACGCGTCCTCATCGCCGGGGCCGCCTGCTCCACCAGCGTTGTCCTCACCCATGACGATGACCGACTCGTCGCGTTCCATCTCCTGCGCGAGAGCCTCGCCGATGGCCTCGCGATAGCTGATCGTGCGTGCCATGTCGCCTGCCTCCCTAGTAGGTGATGTACACGTCGGTTTCCAGATCGGCCGTGCCCGGTTTGGGAGCGGCCTTCGCCTCGTCTACGGCGACGTCGATCAACTCGGCGACCGAACTGTCCACTTCGTCCAATGCGCTTTCCTTGAGTAGCCCGGTTTCGGTGACCCGCTTCCTGAACCGCTTGAGGCAGTCGAGGTTTTCCCTCGCCTTCGCGACCTCGTCGGCACGATAGGTCTGCTGGTCTCCCTCGAAATGTCCGAAGTAGCGGGTGAACTTGACCTCGACAAGCGTCGGGCCGCCGCCCGCTCTCGCCCGCTCGATCGCCTCTCCGACCGCCTCGTGCACCGCGAAGAAGTCGAAGCCGTCGACAATGACGCCCGGCATGCCGAACCCGGCGGCCCTGTCCGCGATGTTGTCGGCCGCGACCGACCAGGTGCTCGCCGTCGCTTCGGCGTAGCCGTTGTTCTCGGCCACGAAGATCGCGGGCAGATTCCACACCGAGGCAAGGTTGAGCGCTTCGAGTGTCGTTCCCTGGTTGCTCGCGCCGTCGCCGAAGAACGCGACACCCACGCCGCCCGTTCCCTGTTTCTTCGCCGCGAGCGCCGTTCCGCAGATCAGCGGAGGACCGCCGCCGACGATCCCGTTGGCACCCAGCATTCCTTTCGAAAGGTCGGCGATGTGCATCGAGCCGCCCTTGCCGTGACACGAACCGGTCGTTCTGCCGTAGATCTCGGCCATCATCGCCTTGACGTCGACGCCCTTCGCGATGCAATGTCCGTGGCCCCTGTGCGTACTTGCGATGGTGTCGCGCTCGTCGAGGTGCATGCACACGCCGGTGGCCGATGCCTCCTCACCCGCGTAGAGGTGCACGAAACCCGCGATCTCGCCGGTCGCGAACTCGGCGTGCAGCCGTTCCTCGAAGTTCCTGATCGTGCGCATCGTCCGGTAGGCGTCGAGCAGTGCGCTTTCGCCGAGTTCCCCGTGAGGGCTGGTTGACTTGTCGGACAAGGTATCCGTCATCGCGGTGACGCTCCTTCCTCGCTCACAGTGCGCTGAGTTCTTCGCCGAGCCGCCGGTGCGACTGGCTTTGCTCCGTGCGAAGCGATCCGGTGCGCGCCGCTTCGGCGAGTACCGCGGCCACGTCGACGCACCGAGGCCCCTCCTCGCTCAACCGCACCGTCGCGGCCGTATCGCCGCTCAGCTCCAGTTCCCGTTCCCCGTCGACGGCGATCACCCCGTGCGGGACTCCGATCGCGACTCGCTCGCCGACCGGCAACCGGCGCCACGACCGAACACCGACGGGCACGACAAGGCCGGGTGCGATCGGGGCGTGCACGACCCACGCCGCCTCTTCCGGCGGAGCGAAGGTCAACGCGACTCCTGTCGGCTCGTCGCGCGGACTGGGGCACAACTGGCCCGCGACGCTGGAAAGACCGATCCCATCCGGTTCGGCGAACGTGCAGAACAGTTCGGCGAGCAAGGTCGGATCCCACAGTGCCCGCGAAGCGACATGCCGGGCGGTCGAGGTACACACGTCGACGAGCGCGGGCTCGGTGCGATCACCCGCCGTCACTTCGAGCAACCCCGCGCGGCGGATGCCGGTGGTGATCGCTCCCGTGGCGACGAGCCCACCGGCAAGCCCGGCCACCGTCGCCTCGTGCATCTTGGGGAAAGCGTTGTTGGTGCCGGTCGAGAGCGCGAGCAGCGGAACATCTCCGCACGCGCCTGCCGCGACGCGAGCGGTGCCGTCGCCTCCGAGGCACACGATCAGTTCGGCACCCGCGGCGACCATCCTGGTCACGGCGTTGGTGGTGTCGTCGGCAGTGCCGGTCAAGGGATCCTCGTCGCAGAATTCGACGAGCGGCCACGGGCCTTCGCGCTCAGGGCGCCTCGTGCGCAATGCGCGAAGTACGGCGGCCGAGATGCCGCCGAGATCCGTGGACAGCAACGCCCTGCCGACGCCGACCGAGGCGAAAGCCGAGAGCAGGCGGCGAACCATGTTGGCCTTCTCGGCGGTGGGGAACACCGAAGCCTGGGCGACGAGACGCCGGATGTCTCGCCCGGAAGCCGGGTTCGCGACGACTCCCACCGTCACCGGACGCGCGCCCACAATCACCTCCACGGTGTGTCACACGTCACCATCGACGTGTGACTCCCATGGCACTACCGAAGGGCGCTGCTGGGAAGGAGTTGCAGGGGGTTGCAACCGGAATGGAGCCGTCTTTGACCGGAGTGGGTGTCGGGTGTGGCCGGGCGGCCGGGCGGCTAGGTGACTCGGTCCGGGCAGCTTGGTCCGGGTGCGGAACTCGCCGACCTGGACGGGGAACTCGCGCGGCCGAGTGCGGAACTCGCCGGCCTGAGTGCAGAAGTCGGCGGTCTGAGCGGGGGACTCGCGCGGCTACTTCGCCGTGGCGAGACGGTCGAGTCGCGCCGAGGTCGGCCACCGGACGTCTCGCGCCCACCCCAGCTTCTCGAACAGCCAGATCACCCTTGCCGAGATGTCGATCTGCCCACGCAACACACCGTGCCGCGCGCAGGTCGGGTCGGCGTGGTGCAGGTTGTGCCACGCCTCGCCGAACGAGAAGATCGCCAGCGGCCAGAAGTTGGCGGCCTTGTCCCTGCTGGTGAAGGGACGCTCGCCGATCATGTGGCAAATCGAGTTCACGGACCAGGTCACATGGTGCAGCAAGCCCACTCGCACCAGACCCGCCCAGAAGAACGCCGTCACGCCGCCCCACACCGACCAGGTGATCAAGCCACCGGCGATGCCCGGCAGCAGCAGGCTCATGGCGATCCACAGCGGGAAGAGCCTGTCGACCATCCTGATGTCCTTGTCGGCAAGGAGGTCGGGGGCGAACCGCTGCGAGTTGGTGACCTCGCGATCGAACAGCCAGCCCATGTGCGCGTGCCAGAATCCCTTCGCAAGCGCCCTCGGTCCGGTACCGAACAACCACGGCGAGTGTGGATCGCCCGCCCTGTCGGAGAAGGCGTGGTGCCGCCGGTGATCCGCGACCCATGTGGTGACCTGACCTTGCGCGGCAAAGCTTCCCGCGATGGCGAGCGCGACTCGAAGCGCGCGGTTGGCCTTGAAAGAGCCGTGCGTGAACAGCCGGTGGTACCCGACCGTCACCCCCAAGCCGCTGATCACGAAGAAGAAGGCGCCGAGCCCGACATCGATCCAGCTCAAACCCCAGCCCCAGGCGAAGGGAACAGCCACAGCCACCGCGACGAGCGGCACGATCACGAACGCTTTGACCGTGACGTGCTCCGGAAGCGAGGTCCGCCCGGAGATCATGGGTTTCGGACGACGTGGTCGCGATTCTGTCGGGGACGGCGAAGCAGACATGGACACCTCAGGGTTTCGGCTGTTCTTGGCGTTGTCGTCGGGGCTTGGTGAGGTACGTGCGTCTCGCGGGTTACGGGCGCAGCAATTTTGGCGCCCCGTCCCGTACGCACGGACGAGCGCCCCGCTTCTGACACCTGGATGAGCCGTACTCGCGGCTAGGTCGTGTCTGATGAACCTCTGCCGTGCGAGCGGGGATCAGCGTGGTTCCTCGCAAGGCGGAGGGAAGTCCTCGTACCGGGTTGTACTCGGGCTTTCCGACAACGCGGCGAGGGGGCACGCTGGCCCCGCGCAGTAGGCTACGGGTTTGTCGGACACGACCTAGGGCCGACCCCCATCGGCCTTTGGATCAAATTTTGGTCGAGCTCCTATGGAAGGCGCCGCCGGGGGGTTGACTCCGTTCTGCTGA comes from the Prauserella marina genome and includes:
- a CDS encoding acetoin dehydrogenase dihydrolipoyllysine-residue acetyltransferase subunit, whose translation is MEAVSMDDVIRKVVMPKWGLSMTSGKVTEWVAEEGAEVADGDDLAEIDTDKIAGALESADEGVLRRIIARVGEDVPVGGTIALIAPAEVPESDIDEAARTAREELDSGAVEEVAGPVTGTFDVDGGSIAYATLGEGSEPVVLVHGYGGDKNSWLFVQEPLSRDRAVHAIDLPGHGESGKDVGDGSLAVLARAVLGFLEAAGIEKAHLVGHSLGGAVITAAAATEPERVASLTLVAPAGIGTGINADYLRGFAAATSRRELKPHLGALFADPALATRQLADDLMKYKRIDGVDKALNSLLANLLDGERQGIDITATLSEVEVPVGIVWGSQDAIIPPANVGDRPDVTVVEDAGHMVHMEQPGAVVAAIGLLVTPRR
- a CDS encoding alpha-ketoacid dehydrogenase subunit beta gives rise to the protein MARTISYREAIGEALAQEMERDESVIVMGEDNAGGAGGPGDEDAWGGVLGVTKGLFHRFPGRVLDTPISESAFVGAAVGAATSGMRPVAELMFIDFMGVCFDQIFNQAAKFRYMFGGKAKTPVVIRTMYGAGLRAAAQHSQALYSIFTHIPGLKVVVPSSPYEAKGLMIQSIRDDDPVIFCEHKAMYDVTGEVSEDSYSIPFGEANVVRDGCDVTVVAIGRMVSVAEEAAKTLADSGIEAEIIDPRTTSPLDTETILESVENTGRLVVVDEATPRCNMATDVSALVAKEAFGSLRAPIELVTAPHTPVPFADSLEDLYIPDAQRVTNAVKSVVEWKR
- a CDS encoding thiamine pyrophosphate-dependent dehydrogenase E1 component subunit alpha encodes the protein MTDTLSDKSTSPHGELGESALLDAYRTMRTIRNFEERLHAEFATGEIAGFVHLYAGEEASATGVCMHLDERDTIASTHRGHGHCIAKGVDVKAMMAEIYGRTTGSCHGKGGSMHIADLSKGMLGANGIVGGGPPLICGTALAAKKQGTGGVGVAFFGDGASNQGTTLEALNLASVWNLPAIFVAENNGYAEATASTWSVAADNIADRAAGFGMPGVIVDGFDFFAVHEAVGEAIERARAGGGPTLVEVKFTRYFGHFEGDQQTYRADEVAKARENLDCLKRFRKRVTETGLLKESALDEVDSSVAELIDVAVDEAKAAPKPGTADLETDVYITY
- a CDS encoding ATP-NAD kinase family protein, yielding MGARPVTVGVVANPASGRDIRRLVAQASVFPTAEKANMVRRLLSAFASVGVGRALLSTDLGGISAAVLRALRTRRPEREGPWPLVEFCDEDPLTGTADDTTNAVTRMVAAGAELIVCLGGDGTARVAAGACGDVPLLALSTGTNNAFPKMHEATVAGLAGGLVATGAITTGIRRAGLLEVTAGDRTEPALVDVCTSTARHVASRALWDPTLLAELFCTFAEPDGIGLSSVAGQLCPSPRDEPTGVALTFAPPEEAAWVVHAPIAPGLVVPVGVRSWRRLPVGERVAIGVPHGVIAVDGERELELSGDTAATVRLSEEGPRCVDVAAVLAEAARTGSLRTEQSQSHRRLGEELSAL
- a CDS encoding acyl-CoA desaturase, which translates into the protein MISGRTSLPEHVTVKAFVIVPLVAVAVAVPFAWGWGLSWIDVGLGAFFFVISGLGVTVGYHRLFTHGSFKANRALRVALAIAGSFAAQGQVTTWVADHRRHHAFSDRAGDPHSPWLFGTGPRALAKGFWHAHMGWLFDREVTNSQRFAPDLLADKDIRMVDRLFPLWIAMSLLLPGIAGGLITWSVWGGVTAFFWAGLVRVGLLHHVTWSVNSICHMIGERPFTSRDKAANFWPLAIFSFGEAWHNLHHADPTCARHGVLRGQIDISARVIWLFEKLGWARDVRWPTSARLDRLATAK